One genomic segment of Brevibacillus laterosporus LMG 15441 includes these proteins:
- a CDS encoding MFS transporter gives MMAQAQNNKKNLIGLTGVPLVMVLGNSMLIPILPTMKSELHLTSFQTSFLITAFSIAAGIIIPLAGYLSDRFNRKVVITIALTLYGAGGLLAGLASLWLTNPYWLIICGRVLQGIGAAGTSPIAMALVGDLFDGASESKALGLLETSNGLGKVLSPILGALFALWTWYAVFLAFPVICAVVLTIFLLLVKEKKQNKQPKSVKEYLGSIGQIFKQNGKWLIPAFFIGSICLSTLFGVLFYLSDLLEETYQIDGILKGAFLAIPLLALSIMAFITGAIIKKRLTVMRYFIIAGMLLLTISYAGASFVSNVYFLIGILVFGSVGTGMILPCLNSMIIGAVTKTERGMITSLYNGVRFIGVALGPPIFTWLLGFSTKVMFYSIASVTLLFAIIAFFTITPQKGSNSQGASQEGTVKKESSADGNSMDSSRSAGTKSEADSSAKEKNLLDQKALDEMTLLLEMREETKDQQKQEQLKKELGFDLGDLFEKLLTKKEKDKTK, from the coding sequence ATGATGGCTCAAGCGCAAAATAACAAGAAAAACCTCATAGGATTAACAGGTGTTCCATTGGTTATGGTACTTGGAAATTCAATGTTAATTCCCATATTGCCAACAATGAAATCGGAATTGCACTTAACTTCTTTTCAAACCAGTTTTTTAATTACTGCTTTTTCTATTGCGGCCGGAATCATTATTCCATTGGCAGGCTATCTATCTGACCGATTTAATCGCAAAGTGGTCATAACGATCGCTTTAACGTTATATGGCGCGGGCGGATTGCTTGCAGGCTTAGCGTCCCTATGGTTAACCAATCCCTACTGGTTAATTATTTGTGGAAGGGTGTTACAGGGAATAGGTGCAGCGGGAACATCCCCCATAGCCATGGCTTTAGTAGGAGACTTATTTGATGGTGCCTCCGAAAGTAAAGCGCTTGGACTATTGGAAACCTCTAACGGGTTGGGTAAAGTGTTAAGCCCGATTTTAGGCGCTCTGTTCGCCTTATGGACATGGTACGCAGTCTTTTTGGCTTTTCCGGTCATATGTGCAGTAGTTCTAACTATTTTTTTGCTATTGGTAAAGGAAAAGAAGCAAAACAAGCAACCCAAATCAGTTAAAGAGTACCTTGGCTCGATTGGCCAGATATTTAAACAAAATGGAAAATGGCTCATTCCAGCCTTTTTTATTGGTAGCATATGCTTGTCTACGCTATTTGGTGTGCTTTTTTATCTATCGGATTTATTGGAGGAGACCTATCAGATTGATGGGATTCTAAAAGGTGCCTTTTTAGCTATTCCCCTGCTGGCTCTGAGCATTATGGCATTTATAACAGGAGCTATTATTAAAAAGAGACTAACGGTAATGCGCTACTTTATTATTGCAGGAATGCTCTTACTTACCATTTCTTATGCTGGGGCAAGCTTTGTTTCTAACGTGTACTTCTTAATAGGAATTCTTGTATTTGGTAGCGTAGGAACCGGCATGATTCTGCCCTGCCTCAATTCTATGATCATTGGAGCGGTTACAAAGACAGAGCGTGGTATGATTACGTCTTTGTATAATGGTGTCCGGTTTATAGGAGTAGCGTTGGGGCCTCCGATTTTTACGTGGTTATTGGGATTTTCGACGAAAGTTATGTTTTATTCGATTGCTTCTGTCACGTTACTATTTGCTATAATTGCATTTTTTACTATAACGCCGCAAAAGGGCAGCAATTCTCAAGGAGCTTCGCAGGAGGGAACTGTTAAAAAGGAATCTTCAGCAGACGGGAATTCAATGGATTCGTCAAGATCAGCCGGTACTAAAAGTGAAGCCGATTCCTCTGCCAAGGAAAAGAATCTTTTGGATCAGAAGGCTTTGGATGAGATGACTTTGTTATTAGAAATGCGAGAGGAAACAAAAGATCAGCAAAAACAGGAGCAATTGAAAAAGGAACTGGGTTTCGACCTAGGAGATTTGTTTGAAAAGCTACTTACCAAAAAAGAAAAAGATAAAACGAAATAG
- a CDS encoding ABC transporter permease — protein MYLLKRICTMLITLWIIVTLTFVIMHLIPGDPFATDSQMLPADVVQNMREKYNLDKPMAQQYLLYLKDLVQLDLGPSIQSKSRDVNTLIASGFPVSATLGLQALFLALFLGISLGIIAALYHHKWLDYVSMFIAIIGISVPSFILAPLLIKLVAVEWRLLPAASWGSWKHSILPSVTLAVGPMAIIARFVRASMLEVFSQNYMKTAEAKGLPTFAIVVKHGIRNALIPVLTFIGPLFAALITGTFVVEKIFAIPGIGKYFVDGIFNRDYPVVMGTTVFYSTVLILSLFLIDVSYRLVDPRIKLTSKGD, from the coding sequence ATGTATCTGTTAAAAAGAATATGTACCATGCTCATAACACTATGGATTATTGTGACACTAACCTTTGTCATTATGCATCTTATACCGGGTGATCCATTTGCTACTGATTCGCAAATGCTACCGGCTGATGTCGTCCAAAATATGCGGGAAAAATATAATCTGGATAAACCAATGGCACAGCAATATTTGTTATATCTAAAGGATTTGGTCCAGTTGGATTTAGGACCTTCCATACAATCAAAATCACGTGATGTAAATACATTGATTGCTTCTGGATTTCCTGTATCGGCAACACTAGGTCTACAAGCGCTATTTTTAGCTTTATTTCTTGGTATTTCCTTAGGAATTATCGCAGCCCTTTATCATCATAAATGGTTGGATTACGTTTCGATGTTTATTGCGATCATAGGGATTTCTGTCCCAAGCTTCATTCTGGCTCCACTGCTAATCAAATTAGTTGCGGTTGAGTGGAGGCTTTTGCCGGCTGCCTCCTGGGGATCATGGAAACATTCAATCCTGCCGTCTGTTACATTAGCGGTCGGTCCTATGGCTATTATCGCCCGCTTTGTTCGGGCTAGCATGCTTGAGGTTTTTAGTCAGAATTACATGAAGACGGCAGAGGCAAAAGGCTTACCTACGTTCGCAATCGTAGTAAAGCATGGCATTCGTAACGCCTTGATACCAGTGTTAACCTTTATCGGTCCGTTGTTTGCAGCACTGATTACGGGCACGTTTGTAGTTGAAAAAATCTTTGCCATTCCAGGCATTGGCAAGTATTTCGTAGATGGCATCTTTAATCGTGATTACCCAGTTGTGATGGGAACAACGGTTTTTTATAGCACGGTCCTGATCTTGTCGTTGTTTTTGATCGATGTGTCATACCGACTGGTGGACCCAAGAATTAAGCTAACGAGCAAGGGGGACTAA
- a CDS encoding ABC transporter ATP-binding protein, translating to MGHLLEIDELEVGFTTYGGEVKAVRGISFYVDKGEVVAIVGESGCGKSVTAQAIMGMVKAGSGVRTEGSIRFAGQEMTGLSKKELQEIRGSKIGMVFQDPMTSLNPTMKIGKQIAEGLRKHQGLSQQAAQQKTIDLLRQVGIPEAEKRYHQYPHEFSGGMRQRVVIAIAIACNPQLLIADEPTTALDVTIQAQILDLLLELQQTTSTSIIMITHDLGVVAEVAQRVVVMYAGKIVETGTVDELFESPGHPYTKGLLDSVPKLEQAGKHRLVPIDGAPPDLFAPPKGCPFAPRCPHAMEICLDHLPQPTTFSATHQANCWLHDPRAPRQQECRVAGRE from the coding sequence ATGGGACATTTGCTAGAGATAGATGAGCTGGAAGTTGGGTTTACGACATATGGCGGTGAGGTTAAGGCGGTTCGTGGGATTTCGTTTTATGTGGACAAAGGAGAGGTGGTAGCCATCGTCGGTGAGAGTGGCTGTGGCAAATCAGTTACAGCGCAGGCAATCATGGGGATGGTTAAGGCAGGAAGCGGTGTTAGGACGGAAGGCTCTATTCGCTTTGCTGGGCAGGAAATGACAGGTTTGTCTAAAAAGGAATTGCAGGAGATTAGGGGTTCTAAAATAGGAATGGTGTTTCAGGACCCAATGACATCACTAAATCCTACGATGAAAATCGGCAAGCAAATTGCGGAGGGCTTACGAAAACACCAAGGGCTCTCCCAACAGGCGGCACAGCAAAAAACGATTGATCTGTTGCGGCAAGTAGGCATCCCAGAAGCAGAGAAGCGCTATCATCAATATCCGCATGAATTCTCGGGAGGAATGCGCCAGCGGGTCGTAATTGCGATTGCGATTGCCTGTAATCCACAGCTATTGATCGCTGATGAGCCAACAACCGCATTGGACGTGACCATTCAAGCGCAAATCCTTGACTTGCTGCTTGAATTACAACAAACAACCAGTACCTCGATCATTATGATCACGCATGATTTAGGAGTCGTTGCAGAAGTGGCTCAGCGGGTAGTAGTGATGTATGCTGGCAAAATCGTAGAAACAGGGACAGTCGATGAATTATTTGAATCGCCGGGACACCCATATACAAAAGGGCTATTAGACTCGGTGCCAAAGCTGGAACAAGCCGGGAAGCATCGATTAGTCCCGATTGATGGAGCACCACCAGATTTATTTGCTCCGCCAAAAGGATGTCCATTCGCTCCTCGCTGTCCACATGCGATGGAAATTTGCCTGGATCATCTCCCGCAGCCGACCACATTTTCAGCTACACATCAGGCGAACTGCTGGCTGCATGACCCAAGGGCTCCACGCCAACAAGAATGTAGAGTAGCAGGGAGGGAGTGA
- a CDS encoding mandelate racemase/muconate lactonizing enzyme family protein — protein MIIERIETYPCLHRLREPYGDANGYKKYRSCYMIKIVTCSGLEGWGECIDWLPTLEVGFRKRIIPYLIGKQATKRNKLVTVVKKWHQRAATAVSMALMEILSKSGGLPICDLYGGMWRDTIPVYASLQSYRDTPYWEQQSCKQVEQALLDGFRMAKIKIGGRTIKEDQAHVKLLMAKLDSQMSFALDANQSYDVASVGAWQQLFSEWRNLLWLEEPMPMDRLHDYVLLRSKLSIPLAGGENLLHVRDFHNLCQLGAIDIAQPDPMHEDGIDGYRHTLSTVRSFGYRVSPHVFDGALTRLYALFAQACLPSWSKMTGDEIEPVEWDIMENPFAKLIPLSPHQGMVTLPKGVGLGIEIDTDILAHYSWDGSIYQA, from the coding sequence TTGATTATCGAACGGATCGAGACATACCCTTGCCTTCACCGGTTACGTGAGCCTTATGGGGATGCAAATGGCTACAAAAAGTATCGTTCCTGTTACATGATTAAAATCGTGACATGCTCGGGACTGGAAGGGTGGGGGGAATGTATTGATTGGTTACCCACGCTGGAGGTGGGCTTTCGCAAACGAATTATTCCCTATTTAATTGGCAAGCAGGCAACAAAGAGAAACAAGCTGGTCACTGTTGTGAAAAAGTGGCATCAACGAGCCGCTACTGCCGTTAGCATGGCCTTAATGGAAATTTTGAGTAAAAGTGGGGGGCTCCCCATATGCGATTTATACGGAGGAATGTGGCGGGACACCATACCTGTCTATGCTTCATTGCAATCGTATCGGGATACACCTTACTGGGAGCAGCAATCTTGTAAACAAGTAGAACAGGCTTTACTTGATGGTTTTCGAATGGCCAAAATTAAAATTGGCGGGAGAACAATAAAAGAGGACCAAGCTCACGTGAAGCTCTTAATGGCTAAGCTTGACTCTCAAATGTCTTTTGCCTTGGATGCAAATCAGAGCTATGATGTGGCTAGTGTAGGAGCATGGCAGCAGCTTTTTTCAGAATGGAGGAATCTGTTGTGGCTAGAGGAGCCCATGCCGATGGATCGCTTGCATGATTATGTTTTATTGCGATCTAAGCTTTCCATTCCATTAGCAGGTGGAGAAAATCTTTTGCATGTAAGGGATTTTCACAATCTATGCCAGCTTGGAGCGATTGATATTGCCCAGCCTGACCCGATGCATGAGGACGGAATCGATGGGTATCGACATACGCTATCAACTGTGCGTAGTTTTGGCTATCGTGTGTCCCCGCATGTATTTGATGGTGCTTTAACAAGGCTGTATGCATTGTTTGCCCAAGCCTGTCTGCCTTCATGGAGCAAGATGACAGGAGATGAAATCGAACCAGTTGAATGGGATATCATGGAAAATCCCTTTGCCAAACTAATTCCTCTCTCTCCGCACCAAGGGATGGTTACGCTGCCAAAAGGAGTGGGACTTGGTATAGAGATCGATACCGACATCCTAGCACACTATAGCTGGGATGGTAGTATATATCAGGCCTAA
- the ileS gene encoding isoleucine--tRNA ligase — MDYGKTLNLPKTEFPMRGNLPVREPEVEARWEEMDIYKQVLERTKDRPSFILHDGPPYANGDIHIGHSLNKTLKDIIVRYKSMAGFYAPYIPGWDTHGLPIEQAIVNAQKLDRRNIEVNDFRKRCEEYAWSYVNKQRDQFKRLGIRGDWENPYVTLLPEYEAAQIRVFGAMATKGYIYKGLRCVYWSPSSETALADAEIEYHDKRSASIYVRFMVKDGKGKLDQDTGVIIWTTTPWTLPANKAISLNPDLEYSVVIADGNKYVVASGLVESVTKEIGWEQVETVQTFKGSDLEGIETQHPFYDRISPIILGDHVTLDAGTGCVHTAPGHGEDDFNVSKKYNIEVLCPVDHEGKMTQEAPGFEGLFYEDANKVVSEKLKENGALLKLSFITHSYPHDWRTKKPIIFRATEQWFASVEGFRSQMLEAIKEVKWTPHWGETRLANMVADRNDWCISRQRVWGVPIPIFYCKACNEPIINEQTIDHIANLFAKEGSGVWFAREAADLIPAGLTCDCGCKEFRKETDIMDVWFDSGSSHEAVLRQRDNLSWPADLYLEGSDQYRGWFNSSLSTSVAVHGKAPYKSILSHGFTLDGEGRKMSKSLGNTIVPKEVTDKLGADILRLWVSSVDYQSDHRISDAILAQNAEVYRKIRNTFRFLLGNLAGFDPMKDRVEYDRLPELDRFMLAKAAEMVKRTRKAYDEYQFHTVYQTVHNFCTIELSSFYMDISKDRLYVEAPDSEERRAAQTVMYDILLDLVKLLSPIIPHTADEVWQFIPGVTEASVQLTDMPEVNEQHLFSEEEQARWTSFLEVRDEVLKAMEEARRNKVFGNSVDARLVLYPHTQEVYQVLMDMEYLADLFIVADIEMHEAGTEAPAEAVKLEGISVVVLAAEGGKCERCRVVKEDVGTVESHPTTCERCATIVDEHFSHVTE, encoded by the coding sequence ATCGATTATGGAAAAACGCTTAACCTGCCAAAAACCGAATTTCCGATGCGTGGAAATTTGCCAGTTCGTGAGCCAGAAGTAGAAGCAAGATGGGAAGAAATGGACATCTATAAACAGGTTTTGGAGCGTACTAAGGATCGCCCAAGCTTTATCCTACATGATGGTCCTCCTTACGCGAACGGAGATATCCATATTGGTCATTCTTTAAATAAAACATTAAAGGATATTATCGTACGCTACAAATCCATGGCTGGTTTTTATGCTCCATATATTCCAGGTTGGGATACGCATGGCTTGCCAATTGAACAAGCGATTGTAAACGCACAAAAATTAGATCGCCGAAACATCGAAGTAAACGACTTCCGTAAACGTTGTGAAGAATACGCTTGGAGCTATGTAAATAAACAACGTGATCAATTTAAACGTTTGGGTATTCGTGGCGATTGGGAAAACCCTTATGTAACATTACTACCTGAATATGAAGCAGCCCAAATTCGAGTGTTTGGTGCCATGGCTACAAAAGGCTATATCTACAAAGGTCTGCGTTGCGTATACTGGTCTCCATCCTCTGAAACAGCATTAGCAGATGCAGAAATCGAATACCATGATAAGCGTTCTGCTTCAATCTACGTGCGTTTCATGGTGAAGGATGGAAAAGGTAAATTAGATCAGGATACGGGTGTCATCATCTGGACAACTACTCCTTGGACACTCCCAGCTAACAAGGCTATCTCACTAAATCCCGATTTGGAATATAGTGTAGTGATTGCAGATGGAAATAAATATGTAGTAGCTTCTGGTCTAGTAGAATCCGTAACAAAAGAAATTGGCTGGGAGCAAGTAGAGACTGTCCAAACCTTTAAAGGCTCTGATTTAGAAGGAATTGAGACACAGCATCCATTCTACGACCGTATTTCCCCAATCATTTTGGGTGATCACGTTACATTAGACGCTGGTACAGGTTGTGTTCATACCGCACCAGGACACGGGGAAGACGACTTTAACGTTTCTAAGAAATATAATATCGAAGTACTATGCCCAGTCGATCATGAAGGAAAGATGACACAGGAAGCACCAGGCTTCGAAGGCTTGTTCTATGAAGATGCTAATAAAGTGGTATCTGAAAAACTGAAAGAAAACGGAGCTTTGTTAAAATTAAGCTTCATCACTCACTCCTATCCACATGACTGGCGTACGAAAAAACCAATCATTTTCCGTGCGACAGAGCAGTGGTTTGCGTCGGTAGAAGGCTTCCGTAGCCAAATGCTTGAAGCTATTAAAGAGGTGAAATGGACTCCGCATTGGGGCGAGACACGTCTTGCTAATATGGTGGCAGATCGCAATGACTGGTGCATTTCACGTCAGCGTGTTTGGGGTGTACCAATTCCAATCTTCTATTGTAAAGCATGCAACGAACCAATTATCAATGAACAAACTATTGATCATATCGCTAACTTGTTTGCTAAAGAAGGCTCTGGCGTGTGGTTTGCCCGTGAAGCGGCTGATCTAATTCCAGCAGGATTGACTTGCGATTGCGGTTGCAAAGAATTCCGTAAAGAAACAGATATCATGGATGTTTGGTTCGATTCAGGTTCCTCCCATGAAGCAGTATTGCGTCAACGCGACAATTTAAGCTGGCCTGCTGATTTATATCTGGAGGGTTCTGACCAATATCGCGGCTGGTTTAACTCTTCTTTATCTACTTCAGTAGCTGTTCATGGCAAGGCACCATATAAAAGCATCCTAAGCCATGGTTTCACATTGGATGGTGAAGGACGCAAGATGTCCAAATCACTTGGTAATACGATTGTTCCAAAAGAAGTAACAGACAAGCTAGGTGCTGATATTTTACGCCTATGGGTATCCTCAGTGGACTATCAATCAGACCACCGTATCTCTGATGCGATTCTTGCTCAGAATGCAGAGGTTTATCGTAAAATCCGCAATACGTTCCGCTTCCTGCTTGGTAACCTGGCTGGCTTTGATCCAATGAAAGATCGAGTAGAGTATGATCGCCTGCCTGAGTTAGATCGCTTTATGCTGGCAAAAGCGGCAGAAATGGTAAAACGTACACGCAAAGCATACGATGAATATCAATTCCATACTGTATATCAAACTGTGCATAACTTCTGCACAATCGAGCTTTCTTCTTTCTATATGGATATCTCTAAGGATCGTTTGTATGTTGAAGCGCCAGATAGCGAAGAGCGTCGTGCAGCACAAACGGTTATGTATGATATCTTGCTTGACCTAGTGAAATTGTTATCACCGATCATCCCGCATACAGCAGATGAAGTGTGGCAGTTTATCCCAGGTGTAACAGAGGCGAGTGTACAGCTTACCGATATGCCGGAAGTAAATGAACAGCATTTATTCAGCGAAGAAGAGCAGGCAAGATGGACGTCCTTCTTAGAGGTGCGCGATGAAGTGCTAAAAGCAATGGAAGAAGCGCGCCGCAACAAAGTATTTGGTAATTCCGTCGATGCTAGATTAGTTCTTTATCCACACACGCAGGAAGTATATCAAGTGCTGATGGATATGGAATATTTAGCAGATCTGTTTATTGTAGCTGATATTGAAATGCATGAGGCTGGCACGGAGGCACCTGCGGAGGCTGTTAAGCTTGAAGGCATTTCCGTAGTTGTCCTTGCAGCTGAAGGTGGAAAATGCGAACGCTGCCGTGTCGTAAAAGAAGATGTAGGCACAGTGGAATCGCACCCAACTACATGCGAGCGTTGTGCTACGATTGTTGACGAACACTTTTCACATGTGACGGAGTAA
- a CDS encoding ABC transporter permease has translation MAQSSLHSEQDHLFRPVDKRVFEKHQIDRPSLSYGKEMLRKIIQNKLAMLGFSLLILVVMLSLIGPHLVAFSPEKQDLMLGNLNPSGTHWFGTDDLGRDMWARTWAGGQISLFIGCIAATIDLLIGVAVGGVSGYMAGRGRVGDRIDSILMRIVEVLYGIPYLLVVILLMVVLEPGLSTIIIALSVTGWVGMARLVRGQVLQLKQQEFVLAAEKLGTSHAKIIWKHLLPNALGIIIVNLTFTIPQAIFAESFLSFLGLGVQAPSASWGTMANDGIGVILNGQWWRLFFPGLSISLTMFAFNAFGDGLQDALDPKSKK, from the coding sequence ATGGCGCAATCTTCACTGCATTCTGAACAAGATCATCTTTTTCGACCTGTGGATAAACGAGTTTTTGAGAAGCATCAGATAGATCGTCCTAGCCTAAGCTATGGCAAAGAAATGCTGCGAAAAATCATACAAAACAAGCTGGCGATGCTTGGTTTCAGTTTATTAATCCTTGTGGTCATGCTTTCGCTGATCGGTCCACATCTAGTAGCCTTCAGTCCAGAAAAACAAGATTTGATGCTTGGAAATCTCAACCCTTCCGGTACTCATTGGTTTGGGACAGATGATTTAGGACGAGATATGTGGGCGCGAACCTGGGCAGGTGGACAGATTTCTCTTTTTATCGGCTGTATCGCAGCAACCATCGACTTATTGATTGGCGTAGCTGTCGGTGGAGTCTCGGGTTATATGGCAGGACGCGGTAGGGTAGGGGATCGTATTGACAGCATCCTGATGCGTATTGTCGAGGTTTTATATGGCATTCCTTATTTACTGGTTGTGATTTTATTGATGGTGGTGCTAGAGCCTGGACTGTCCACTATCATTATCGCCCTTTCTGTTACAGGCTGGGTTGGCATGGCTCGTTTGGTACGTGGTCAGGTCTTGCAGTTAAAACAACAAGAGTTTGTACTAGCGGCCGAAAAGCTAGGAACCTCACACGCCAAAATTATTTGGAAGCATCTGTTGCCAAATGCCTTAGGAATTATCATCGTGAATCTGACTTTTACGATACCTCAGGCGATCTTTGCTGAATCCTTTTTAAGCTTTCTAGGTTTAGGGGTACAAGCACCGAGTGCTAGCTGGGGGACGATGGCTAATGATGGTATAGGCGTGATTTTAAATGGCCAGTGGTGGAGGCTGTTTTTCCCGGGCTTATCTATTTCACTAACGATGTTTGCCTTTAATGCTTTCGGAGATGGCTTACAGGATGCACTTGATCCTAAAAGTAAAAAGTAG
- a CDS encoding DivIVA domain-containing protein: MPLTPLDIHNKEFSSGFRGYNVDEVNEFLDQIIKDFELMIKEKREIEERMSLLTERLDHYKNLEENLSKSILVAQETAEEVRNNARKEAQLILKEAEKNADRIINEALAKSRKVAIEIEELKKRASVYRMRFRTLLEAQLEMLENGDWDDLQKMDSSYEG, encoded by the coding sequence ATGCCATTAACGCCTCTTGATATACATAACAAGGAATTTAGTTCCGGTTTCCGCGGTTATAATGTGGATGAAGTCAATGAGTTCTTGGACCAAATCATAAAAGACTTCGAGCTTATGATCAAGGAAAAAAGGGAAATCGAAGAGCGTATGTCTCTATTAACAGAGCGTTTGGACCATTATAAGAACTTAGAAGAGAATTTGAGCAAATCAATCCTAGTTGCTCAAGAAACAGCAGAAGAAGTGAGAAACAATGCTCGCAAGGAAGCACAGCTTATCTTAAAAGAAGCTGAAAAAAATGCCGATCGAATTATCAATGAAGCCTTGGCTAAATCACGCAAGGTAGCAATTGAGATTGAGGAGCTGAAAAAACGCGCTTCTGTCTATCGCATGCGTTTTCGCACATTGCTCGAAGCACAATTGGAAATGCTGGAAAATGGCGATTGGGACGATTTGCAAAAAATGGATTCTTCCTATGAAGGATAA
- a CDS encoding ABC transporter ATP-binding protein: protein MVRSLEVTEDKEQSETLLELRNVKKYFSLGSEQTVKSVDDITLSIKAGETFGLVGESGSGKSTLGRTAVGLYQPTDGQIHFAGKDITTYSRQEKREFNRNMQMIFQDPYSSLNPRMRVGDIIGEGLDAYGIAKGAKRTERIYELLEKVGLRPEHAKRYPHEFSGGQRQRIGIARALAVEPTFIVADEPISALDVSIQAQIVNLLEDLQQERGLTYLFIAHDLAMVKHISDRIGVMYLGQMMEVADSETLFQEPLHPYTQALLSAIPVSSTAKKAKKERIVLTGELPSPLQPPAGCPFSTRCPVAMPICREAKPEWREVKPDHWTACHLHQ from the coding sequence ATGGTGCGAAGCCTAGAAGTTACAGAAGATAAGGAACAATCTGAAACTCTGTTGGAATTACGCAATGTAAAAAAATACTTTTCTTTAGGCTCTGAGCAAACAGTGAAATCGGTAGATGACATTACGCTGTCTATTAAAGCAGGCGAAACCTTTGGACTGGTGGGCGAAAGCGGAAGCGGGAAATCAACGCTGGGACGTACAGCGGTCGGATTGTACCAGCCTACAGATGGACAAATTCACTTTGCAGGGAAAGACATCACAACCTATAGTCGGCAGGAAAAGCGTGAATTCAATCGGAATATGCAAATGATTTTCCAAGACCCATACTCCTCCTTAAATCCACGTATGCGAGTAGGTGACATTATCGGAGAGGGGCTGGATGCTTATGGCATTGCGAAAGGGGCTAAACGTACAGAGCGTATCTATGAGCTTTTAGAAAAAGTAGGTTTGCGACCAGAACATGCAAAACGATATCCTCATGAGTTTAGCGGAGGACAGAGACAGCGAATCGGGATAGCCCGAGCCTTAGCAGTAGAGCCTACCTTTATTGTGGCAGACGAGCCTATTTCCGCTTTAGATGTCTCGATTCAGGCACAGATTGTCAATTTATTAGAGGATTTACAGCAGGAACGAGGACTAACCTATTTATTCATCGCACATGATTTGGCGATGGTGAAGCATATCAGCGATCGGATCGGCGTCATGTATTTGGGTCAGATGATGGAGGTTGCTGACAGTGAGACATTATTTCAGGAGCCGCTTCATCCATACACACAAGCCTTGTTGTCGGCAATCCCAGTATCATCTACAGCGAAAAAGGCTAAGAAAGAACGTATCGTGTTAACAGGTGAGCTACCAAGTCCATTGCAACCACCAGCCGGATGCCCGTTTTCCACCAGATGTCCCGTTGCAATGCCGATCTGTCGAGAAGCTAAACCAGAGTGGAGGGAGGTGAAGCCGGATCATTGGACGGCTTGCCACTTGCACCAGTAA
- a CDS encoding TraR/DksA C4-type zinc finger protein, translating to MDKQTLAHVKQRLLDERESITKRLEENDHYGMKSTMGETTSELSTYDNHPADIASELFEREKDIALYQLDRETLGEIDQALERMDAGTYGICTVCGKEIPAERLEALPQALTCKEHAPSPAVNNQRPVEEQFMKPAFGRTSLDEKEANSFDGEDAWQIVESWGTSSTPFSFQDTDKTDYNHMYIEADEADGYVEAVEQIGYTDMYGYHGPDSVHFMRSHTYDRYMDQNEGKGIFISYDQYLDDLAKQEADEDIDDLSNL from the coding sequence ATGGATAAACAGACGCTGGCTCATGTTAAGCAGAGACTCCTGGATGAGAGGGAGAGCATAACAAAACGTTTAGAGGAGAACGATCACTATGGTATGAAAAGCACTATGGGTGAAACTACCTCCGAGCTTTCCACTTATGATAATCATCCTGCAGATATTGCTTCTGAATTGTTTGAGCGGGAAAAGGATATTGCCTTGTACCAGTTGGATCGGGAAACATTAGGCGAGATAGATCAAGCATTAGAACGTATGGATGCAGGAACATATGGCATTTGTACTGTCTGCGGAAAAGAAATTCCAGCCGAAAGATTAGAAGCCCTGCCGCAAGCACTAACATGCAAAGAACATGCCCCGTCTCCAGCTGTTAACAATCAGCGTCCCGTTGAGGAGCAGTTTATGAAACCAGCCTTTGGACGAACTTCGCTGGATGAAAAAGAAGCAAATTCCTTCGATGGCGAAGATGCATGGCAAATTGTTGAATCATGGGGAACCTCCAGTACGCCCTTTTCTTTCCAAGACACGGATAAAACAGATTATAACCATATGTATATTGAGGCAGATGAAGCTGATGGTTATGTAGAAGCCGTGGAGCAGATTGGTTACACCGATATGTATGGCTATCATGGGCCAGACAGTGTTCATTTTATGCGGAGCCATACGTATGATCGATACATGGATCAAAACGAGGGAAAAGGGATATTCATATCGTATGACCAGTATTTAGATGATTTAGCTAAGCAGGAAGCCGATGAGGATATTGATGATCTTAGCAACCTGTAA